The Fusarium musae strain F31 chromosome 10, whole genome shotgun sequence DNA window GCCTTATGAAGAGCCCAGCTTAGGCTACGTGACATCCCATGGCTGCTACAACATGCAATCTACCACCTTGACAcgcaagaagcttgagggcAGGAACACCCTTGAACAATGCGCTCGCTACTGTCAGCGTGAGGACAAGCCTGTCGCAGCTGTCCAGCGTGGCTGGTGCCTGTGCTCTGATACATATCCTGCCAAGAGCGCACGAGTTGATGATAGTCAGTGTGCGAGCTGGTGTTTCGGTTGGTCTCGTGACGCTTGTGGCGGAAGGGGAACTTGGAGCGTTGTGAACACGGGAATAAGCACTGACGTAGCGGACGATGAGACCAAggctgaagaagtcgagcGACCTGCTAAGATCCCGAATCGTCCAGTGGAGAAGGGAATGTCTAAGCTTAAGCCCCATGGCTGCTTCAAGCTTCCTGACTTCACCTCTTCGTATCCTCCACGCGTCAATATCAGACGCCCTTATCGAAGCTCCAATGGAGATTCTTGCAACAGGCAGTGCACTATCAAGGGATATTCTGTCGCACTTCGCCATGGATCCAGATGCTTCTGTTCCAACAAGGTTCCAGAGGAATCTGCGCGAGTTGCCGACGACAAATGTTGGTTTACTTCCATTTTCGACACACGCGAGCAGTGTGGCGGACCAGATGACGCTTACTCTGTATACCGCCTTGGTTCCGACTTGTCGGATTCGGAGGAAAAGGAGGTTCCCAAGGGCGATAACCCCAGTAGCTCTCCTGTGAAGAGACCACAGTGCCTGCATCACGGGATGGAGCGCATCTACGAGACTTCATCGTCGGCCATCACTAAGATGGGCGAGCTTGCTCAGAACGCCCGGGAAGGCTTGGCTAAATTCCTCGACAAGGCTCAAGATGTCTTCGATGCGGGTCTGTGGAGAGTGATGGTTGCGTTCTCAGATGTTATGTATAGTTTGGGATGGAGGTCGAGCTCAGGTGATGTTGATCTATAGAATATAGCCATATATAGTCTCTTATGTTGTTTCACGAGTTTGAACTGTTCGTACGATTTGCCTGTCAATATTTTACTGATGGTGACGTATTCCCACTGGGTGCAAAGAAAAGGCTAACGAGAGTAGCCTACATCGGAACTAAGTACATAAATGTATGAAGTGTAGTAGATGGTGTCCTGTGCCCCTTACGGTGGCACATAAACAACTCTTTCATCACCACCTatagggaagaagagaacagTGCATCCATCTGGCACTGCATTTTCCATGTTGCAGGAGAACTGCTGAGACTTTGCATCGTCAAAATTCTGTGCAGCTATGGTGGCTGACTTCCCTCCATTGGACTGGAAGTAACGCATAAAAACTGACTCGGGGTTCGAAAGATCGTAAGCCCTGAGAATGACCATGAAGTGAGTGACGACATCGTCCGCATCCACAACACACCGGTCAATATTGGCAGCGCGATAGTCAGCATCGTCGTAAACTCTGTAGGTGATTTCGTAGCCAGCGTTCCCTTTGATCCGCAAGTTATCCCAGTAAGCCGCAATGGCCACTGATGGCAGGCCATTGTCCGGAAATGGGTTATTGGAGGATTGTGCGATGGAGTTATCAAACAAACTGATCAACCCGTTGACACCGACGTATATGGTTTCACTGGACTCGGTGTATAGTCCAACTGGGAACGGAAGAATAAGCTCCTCGACTCCATCTTCGCTGTCTTGGTCACCGCTGAATAGTACTGTTGGGTTGATGAGGTAGGACTCGTACGCACGAGACGGTGGACtagtggtggtggtagtCTCGGCTTCTGAGGTTGTTGTAGAGATTTCTGTTGTTATGTCCGACGTACTCGCAGATTCAAAAGTTGCTGTAGTACTCCTAATCTCAGTGCTAATGGCAGTTTCAGTACTAATGGCAGTCTCAATGCTAATGGTAGTCTCCGTGTCGATAGTCGTCTCTATACCGACGGTAGTACCGGTGCCGGAAGTGCCATCATTAGACTCCGAGGTAGGAGTATCTATCTCAGACTCTGTCGATGTAGTCCTCTCGGGGATGCTGGATGTTGGTGATTCTGAAGACAGCGCGTCAGTGGGCAAATTAATATCTGTCGTTGCTTCGTCTGACGGTGTGAATGTAACA harbors:
- a CDS encoding hypothetical protein (EggNog:ENOG41), producing MTPRLFHSLRTFDVALTASTTFESGISQSLDLTETIQTSQSLSDDSSQLFVTSVTTDTNTANSDPTTAPGPDDQLVVLRIVPDTDNSRRRRIRRAVGGFVGSKSEVCQDASAFSLSDGRLLDGGRPNYYNGEDFKELRGDQTTVPRGAVATTFAGDGGFLRFRSPILPSGEVGVGFCQSPRTGLRYKTFTSSPEGCVSVRLSVVGVDECEDGQASTSAAPTSTDLQSMQPTVNTAVISVHFSTAIPGASTDPSDATSLVDLTTLVPPSVAPTQTGTFRFSNTSTADFPTVPIETSEDFSFTNIPSVTFTPSDEATTDINLPTDALSSESPTSSIPERTTSTESEIDTPTSESNDGTSGTGTTVGIETTIDTETTISIETAISTETAISTEIRSTTATFESASTSDITTEISTTTSEAETTTTTSPPSRAYESYLINPTVLFSGDQDSEDGVEELILPFPVGLYTESSETIYVGVNGLISLFDNSIAQSSNNPFPDNGLPSVAIAAYWDNLRIKGNAGYEITYRVYDDADYRAANIDRCVVDADDVVTHFMVILRAYDLSNPESVFMRYFQSNGGKSATIAAQNFDDAKSQQFSCNMENAVPDGCTVLFFPIGGDERVVYVPP